A section of the Maylandia zebra isolate NMK-2024a linkage group LG8, Mzebra_GT3a, whole genome shotgun sequence genome encodes:
- the LOC112435223 gene encoding sarcoplasmic/endoplasmic reticulum calcium ATPase 1, with product MSRQKHTDKSWIPPRKEVTGSIELCRAAGIRVIMITGDNKGTAIAICRRIGIFGEDEDVSGRAYTGREFDDLPLHEQSEAVRRACCFARVEPSHKSKIVEFLQGFDDITAMTGDGVNDAPALKKAEIGIAMGSGTAVAKSASEMVLADDNFSSIVAAVEEGRAIYNNMKQFIRYLISSNVGEVVCIFLTAALGLPEALIPVQLLWVNLVTDGLPATALGFNPPDLDIMGKPPRSPKEPLISGWLFFRYMAIGGYVGAATVAGAAWWFIYDPTGPGVTYYQLSHFMQCHDENEDFEGLECEIFEAAPPMTMALSVLVTIEMCNALNSLSENQSLVRMPPWSNFWLLSAMTLSMSLHFMIIYVDPLPMIFKLTHLSVEQWLVVLKLSFPVIAIDEVLKFFARNYVEA from the exons atgtcgAG GCAGAAACATACTGATAAGAGCTGGATCCCCCCTCGTAAGGAGGTCACTGGCTCAATTGAGCTGTGCAGAGCTGCTGGAATCCGTGTCATTATGATCACTG GTGACAACAAGGGAACTGCTATCGCTATCTGCCGTCGCATTGGCATCTTCGGCGAGGACGAGGATGTCTCCGGCAGGGCCTACACCGGACGTGAGTTTGATGATCTGCCTCTCCACGAGCAGTCTGAGGCTGTGCGCAGGGCTTGCTGCTTTGCCCGTGTGGAGCCGTCCCACAAGTCCAAGATCGTTGAGTTCCTCCAGGGTTTTGATGACATCACTGCCATG ACTGGTGATGGTGTGAACGATGCCCCTGCCCTGAAGAAGGCCGAGATCGGCATCGCCATGGGCTCTGGCACTGCCGTTGCCAAGTCTGCCTCTGAGATGGTCCTGGCTGACGACAACTTCTCTTCCATTGTGGCTGCTGTTGAGGAGGGCAGAGCTATCTACAACAACATGAAGCAGTTCATCCGCTACCTCATCTCCTCCAACGTCGGTGAGGTCGTCTG TATCTTCCTTACCGCTGCTCTGGGTCTGCCCGAAGCTCTGATCCCCGTCCAGCTGCTCTGGGTCAACTTGGTGACTGATGGTCTGCCCGCCACTGCTCTGGGCTTCAACCCACCTGATCTGGACATCATGGGCAAACCCCCACGCTCCCCCAAGGAGCCTCTGATCTCTGGCTGGCTGTTCTTCAGATACATGGCTATTGGTG GATATGTCGGTGCTGCCACTGTTGCTGGCGCTGCCTGGTGGTTCATCTATGACCCCACTGGCCCCGGGGTCACCTACTATCAGCTG TCACACTTCATGCAGTGCCACGATGAGAACGAGGACTTTGAAGGCCTGGAATGTGAAATCTTTGAGGCTGCTCCTCCCATGACCATGGCCCTGTCTGTACTGGTCACCATTGAGATGTGCAATGCTCTTAACAG CTTGTCTGAGAATCAGTCTCTGGTGCGCATGCCCCCATGGAGCAACttctggctgctctctgccatGACCCTGTCCATGTCCCTGCACTTCATGATCATCTATGTTGATCCTCTCCCT ATGATCTTCAAGTTGACCCATCTGTCAGTGGAGCAGTGGCTGGTGGTCCTGAAACTTTCCTTCCCCGTCATTGCCATTGATGAGGTGCTGAAGTTCTTCGCCCGCAACTACGTTGAAG CTTAA